The Thermanaerovibrio acidaminovorans DSM 6589 genome contains a region encoding:
- a CDS encoding sulfide/dihydroorotate dehydrogenase-like FAD/NAD-binding protein: MYAIKSKRRMAPKEYDIWVEAPLVASHARPGQFVVVRPHEAGERIPLTIADFDSDKGLIRLIFQVVGKTTAFMASLNEGDHLMDVSGPLGTPSEIENHGTVMMVGGGVGIAALFPILRALKQAGNRTITILGGRTSDLVIMKDECAQWSDRLIVTTDDGSEGMKGLVTDAMRLVAQEERVDRCWAIGPSIMMKFCSLTAQELGIPIWVSLNPLMVDGTGMCGCCRVTVDQKIRFACVDGPEFDGTKVNWDEFLNRLRQYRDEERISMERYQQEVGDLSWL, from the coding sequence CTGGTAGCAAGCCACGCCAGGCCCGGCCAGTTCGTGGTGGTTAGGCCCCACGAGGCCGGGGAGAGGATCCCCCTCACCATAGCGGACTTCGACTCGGACAAGGGACTGATCCGCCTCATCTTCCAGGTGGTGGGGAAGACCACCGCCTTCATGGCGTCCCTGAACGAGGGGGACCACCTCATGGACGTCTCCGGCCCCCTGGGGACCCCCAGCGAGATCGAGAACCACGGGACCGTCATGATGGTGGGCGGCGGGGTCGGCATAGCGGCCCTGTTCCCCATCCTGAGGGCCCTCAAGCAGGCGGGAAACAGGACCATAACCATCCTGGGAGGAAGGACCTCGGATCTGGTGATAATGAAGGACGAGTGCGCCCAGTGGTCCGACCGGCTCATCGTCACCACCGACGACGGCTCCGAGGGGATGAAGGGGCTAGTGACCGACGCCATGAGGTTAGTGGCCCAGGAGGAGAGGGTGGACCGCTGCTGGGCCATAGGCCCCTCGATAATGATGAAGTTCTGCTCCCTCACCGCCCAGGAGCTTGGTATACCCATCTGGGTGTCCCTGAACCCCCTCATGGTGGATGGGACCGGCATGTGCGGCTGCTGCCGGGTGACGGTGGACCAGAAGATCCGGTTCGCCTGCGTGGACGGCCCGGAGTTCGACGGCACCAAGGTGAACTGGGACGAGTTCCTCAACCGGCTGCGGCAGTACAGGGACGAGGAGAGGATCTCCATGGAGAGGTACCAGCAGGAGGTGGGTGACCTATCATGGCTCTGA